In Bosea vestrisii, the following are encoded in one genomic region:
- a CDS encoding L,D-transpeptidase family protein produces MPKLSLTRRETVLALLSSAAVGVSLPAFAQQAEWRQSYDAGARNAVARSSTPMLSPAALAATEQAVEAYRALAARGGWQPLQVSDKLAVGSRGASVVALRQRLIITGDLDASAGDSNIYDSYVEGGVRRFQSRMGLSTTGSINRATLTALNVPVDRRIRQLETNIVRLRTWSGNLGNRYVVANIPAAAVETVENGHVATRHAAGVGKIDRQSPLLQTKIPEINFNPTWTVPASIIRKDLIPKMQKEPSYLTENKIRIIGPSGEIPPERVNWRSDEATRYTFRQDPGGEFNSLGFVRINIPSPHGVYMHDTPSKGIFGDDFRFVSSGCIRVQNVRDYIAFLLKETPGWDRAKIDETIASGERVNARIANPVPCYWVYVTAWATPDGGVQFRDDIYNKDGLGPVPVAALQGDQDI; encoded by the coding sequence ATGCCGAAACTCAGCCTGACACGTCGCGAGACGGTCCTGGCCCTGTTGTCGAGCGCTGCCGTCGGCGTCAGCCTGCCGGCTTTCGCCCAGCAGGCCGAATGGCGCCAGAGCTATGATGCCGGCGCGCGCAATGCAGTCGCGCGTTCCTCGACGCCGATGCTGTCGCCGGCCGCGCTGGCCGCGACCGAGCAGGCCGTCGAAGCCTATCGGGCGCTTGCCGCTCGTGGTGGCTGGCAGCCTCTCCAGGTCAGCGACAAGCTCGCCGTCGGCTCGCGCGGCGCCAGCGTCGTCGCGCTGCGCCAGCGGCTCATCATCACCGGCGATCTCGATGCCTCCGCCGGCGACAGCAACATCTATGATTCCTATGTCGAGGGTGGCGTGCGCCGCTTCCAGTCGCGCATGGGCCTGTCGACCACCGGCAGCATCAACCGCGCGACGCTGACCGCACTCAACGTGCCGGTCGACCGGCGCATCCGCCAGCTCGAGACCAATATCGTGCGCCTGCGCACCTGGTCGGGCAATCTCGGCAACCGCTATGTCGTCGCCAATATCCCGGCGGCGGCGGTCGAGACGGTCGAGAACGGCCATGTCGCGACCCGCCACGCCGCCGGCGTCGGCAAGATCGATCGCCAGTCGCCGCTGCTGCAGACCAAGATCCCCGAGATCAATTTCAACCCGACCTGGACGGTTCCCGCTTCGATCATCCGCAAGGATCTGATCCCGAAGATGCAGAAGGAGCCGAGCTACCTGACCGAGAACAAGATCCGCATCATCGGACCGAGCGGCGAGATTCCGCCGGAGCGGGTCAACTGGCGCTCGGATGAGGCGACCCGCTACACCTTCCGCCAGGATCCGGGCGGCGAGTTCAACTCGCTCGGCTTCGTGCGCATCAACATTCCGAGCCCGCACGGCGTCTACATGCACGACACGCCGTCGAAGGGCATCTTCGGCGACGATTTCCGCTTCGTCTCCTCCGGCTGCATCCGCGTCCAGAACGTGCGCGACTACATCGCCTTCCTGCTCAAGGAGACGCCTGGCTGGGATCGCGCCAAGATCGACGAGACGATCGCCTCGGGCGAGCGCGTCAATGCCCGCATCGCCAATCCGGTGCCGTGCTACTGGGTCTATGTCACTGCCTGGGCGACGCCCGATGGCGGCGTGCAGTTCCGTGACGACATCTACAACAAGGACGGCCTCGGCCCGGTCCCGGTCGCGGCCCTGCAGGGCGATCAGGACATCTGA
- a CDS encoding class I SAM-dependent methyltransferase translates to MQQDEIWDNKAAKSYDTPGAGMFSPEVLEPAVERLAQLAEGGAALEFAIGTGRVAVPLSERKVPVAGIEFSPAMVVQLRTKVDEATIPVVIGDMATATAAGSYSLVYLVYNTISNLLTQEAQVACFRNAARHLSPGGRFVVELGVPELRKLPPGQQAVVWHSEAGYIGLDTYDTLRQQLVSHHVRFGEGGQAEVFRSPHRYIWPAELDLMAQLAGFELESRHADWDGAPFTAESRSHVSVYRLVG, encoded by the coding sequence ATGCAGCAGGATGAGATCTGGGACAACAAGGCGGCCAAATCCTATGACACGCCCGGTGCCGGGATGTTCTCGCCGGAGGTGCTCGAGCCGGCGGTCGAGCGGCTGGCGCAGCTCGCCGAGGGCGGCGCAGCACTCGAATTCGCGATCGGAACTGGCCGCGTCGCCGTGCCGCTCAGCGAGCGGAAGGTTCCCGTGGCGGGTATCGAGTTCTCACCCGCGATGGTCGTCCAATTGCGGACCAAGGTGGATGAAGCGACGATTCCCGTCGTGATCGGCGATATGGCGACCGCCACCGCTGCCGGCAGCTATTCGCTCGTCTACCTCGTCTACAACACGATCTCGAACCTGCTCACGCAAGAAGCGCAGGTGGCGTGCTTCCGCAATGCGGCGCGCCACCTCTCGCCCGGCGGCCGTTTCGTGGTCGAGCTCGGGGTGCCGGAGCTGCGCAAGCTGCCGCCCGGGCAGCAGGCGGTCGTCTGGCATTCGGAGGCGGGCTATATCGGCCTCGACACCTACGACACGCTGCGCCAGCAACTGGTCTCCCACCATGTCAGGTTCGGCGAGGGCGGGCAGGCGGAAGTCTTCCGCTCACCGCATCGCTACATCTGGCCGGCGGAGCTCGATCTGATGGCTCAGCTCGCCGGCTTCGAACTCGAGAGCCGGCATGCTGATTGGGACGGTGCGCCGTTCACGGCGGAGTCGCGCTCGCACGTCTCCGTCTATCGTCTGGTCGGTTAG
- the nhaA gene encoding Na+/H+ antiporter NhaA translates to MSQRTCDIPGYKKTGDAGVTQDAQQIEAEAPEWPPKRRSPLHAFMESGAAAGVLLVCSAALALIIANSPLGVVYFTILEAKVAGLSILHWINDALMALFFLLVGLEIKREFIEGQLATWSRRALPALAALGGMIAPALIYASLAWGDAQALRGWAIPAATDIAFALGVLAILGSRVPVSLKIFLTALAILDDLGAILIIALFYSGNLSPPMLAGAAACLAVLIALNLRGVRLLPLYLAIGALLWFFVLKSGIHATLAGVALALTIPLGGHGKESDEPEHSPLHTLEHKLHPWSSYFIVPVFGFANAGVSIAGMSPSLLLTPVPLGIVLGLFIGKQIGVFGFAWLAVKLGLGTMPAKASWAQVYGVSLLCGIGFTMSLFIGALAFANNASLNDATKIGVLAGSALSAVIGYVVLHFAGRHLAMAEDEPALAAVPRKRAH, encoded by the coding sequence ATGTCGCAGCGCACCTGCGATATCCCAGGCTACAAGAAGACGGGGGATGCCGGCGTGACCCAGGATGCGCAGCAGATCGAAGCCGAAGCGCCGGAATGGCCGCCCAAGCGCCGCTCGCCCCTGCACGCCTTCATGGAGAGCGGGGCTGCGGCCGGCGTCCTGCTCGTCTGTTCCGCGGCCTTGGCGCTGATCATCGCCAATTCGCCGCTGGGCGTCGTCTATTTCACAATCCTCGAAGCGAAGGTCGCGGGCCTCTCGATCCTGCACTGGATCAACGATGCGCTGATGGCGCTGTTCTTCCTGCTCGTCGGGCTCGAGATCAAGCGCGAGTTCATCGAGGGTCAGCTCGCGACCTGGAGCCGCCGGGCCCTGCCGGCGCTGGCCGCGCTCGGCGGCATGATCGCGCCCGCCCTGATCTATGCCTCGCTCGCCTGGGGCGATGCGCAGGCGCTGCGCGGCTGGGCGATCCCCGCTGCAACCGATATCGCCTTTGCGCTCGGCGTGCTCGCCATCCTCGGCTCGCGCGTGCCGGTCTCGCTCAAGATATTTCTGACCGCGCTCGCCATCCTCGACGATCTCGGCGCGATCCTGATCATCGCCCTGTTCTATTCCGGCAATCTCTCGCCGCCGATGCTGGCCGGCGCCGCCGCCTGCCTCGCCGTCCTGATCGCGCTCAACCTGCGCGGCGTCCGCTTGCTGCCGCTCTATCTCGCCATCGGCGCCCTGCTCTGGTTCTTCGTGCTGAAATCCGGGATCCACGCCACGCTCGCCGGCGTCGCGCTGGCGCTGACCATCCCGCTCGGCGGCCATGGCAAGGAAAGCGACGAGCCCGAGCACTCGCCGCTGCACACGCTCGAGCACAAGCTCCATCCCTGGTCGTCCTATTTCATCGTGCCGGTCTTCGGTTTCGCCAATGCCGGCGTCTCGATCGCCGGCATGTCGCCATCGCTGCTCTTGACGCCGGTGCCGCTCGGCATCGTGCTCGGGCTCTTCATCGGCAAGCAGATCGGCGTCTTCGGCTTCGCCTGGCTCGCGGTCAAGCTGGGCCTCGGTACCATGCCGGCCAAGGCGAGCTGGGCGCAGGTCTATGGCGTCTCGCTGCTCTGCGGCATCGGCTTCACCATGAGCCTGTTCATCGGGGCGCTGGCCTTCGCCAACAATGCCTCGCTCAACGACGCGACCAAGATCGGCGTGCTCGCCGGCTCGGCGCTGTCGGCGGTGATCGGCTACGTCGTGCTCCATTTCGCCGGGCGGCACCTGGCGATGGCGGAAGATGAGCCCGCGCTGGCGGCCGTGCCGCGCAAGCGGGCGCACTGA
- a CDS encoding enoyl-CoA hydratase/isomerase family protein, whose translation MSDEPDIICETRGSAGFVVLNRPKALNALNLVMVRELAKALDAWEHDPAVTRIVVTGAGEKAFCAGGDIRSLHDLGKAGQYDEMLAFWREEYILNARIQSYPKPYVALVDGIVMGGGVGLSLHGNYRVAGERWLFAMPEVSIGFFPDVGATYALPRLPDHSGTYLALTGDRVGQADALALGLATHAVPSARMAELAEALTGSEPVDVTIARFAGDPGPGKLAPERATIAHCFGAATLLDVLGRLGAKAAAGDAFAAKALATIRAKSPTSVAIAFEQMRRGASLNLAEAMQLEFRIVSRISRGHDFYEGVRAVVIDKDQAPSWRPQTLEELDPADVAAYFAPLGATELVVSG comes from the coding sequence ATGTCGGACGAGCCGGACATCATCTGCGAAACCCGCGGCAGCGCCGGCTTCGTCGTGCTCAACCGGCCGAAGGCGCTGAACGCGCTCAATCTCGTCATGGTGCGCGAACTGGCCAAGGCACTCGACGCCTGGGAGCACGATCCCGCCGTCACGCGCATCGTCGTGACCGGCGCCGGCGAGAAGGCCTTCTGCGCCGGCGGTGACATCCGCAGCCTGCACGATCTCGGCAAGGCCGGCCAATATGACGAGATGCTCGCCTTCTGGCGCGAGGAGTACATCCTCAACGCCCGCATCCAGAGCTATCCCAAGCCCTATGTCGCTCTGGTCGATGGCATCGTCATGGGCGGCGGCGTCGGCCTCTCCCTGCACGGCAATTACCGCGTTGCCGGCGAGCGCTGGCTCTTCGCCATGCCGGAGGTCAGCATCGGCTTCTTCCCCGATGTCGGCGCAACCTATGCCCTGCCGCGCCTGCCCGATCATAGCGGCACCTACCTCGCCTTGACCGGTGACCGCGTCGGCCAGGCCGATGCGCTGGCGCTTGGGCTCGCGACGCATGCGGTGCCGTCAGCGCGCATGGCCGAGCTCGCCGAGGCGCTGACCGGTTCCGAGCCGGTCGACGTCACCATCGCCCGCTTCGCCGGGGATCCCGGACCGGGCAAGCTCGCGCCGGAGCGCGCGACGATCGCGCATTGCTTCGGCGCGGCGACGCTGCTTGACGTTCTCGGCCGGCTGGGTGCCAAGGCCGCAGCCGGCGATGCCTTCGCCGCCAAGGCGCTCGCGACGATCCGGGCGAAGTCGCCGACCAGCGTCGCCATCGCCTTCGAGCAGATGCGGCGTGGCGCCTCGCTGAACCTCGCAGAGGCGATGCAGCTCGAATTCCGCATCGTCTCGCGGATTTCCCGCGGCCATGATTTCTATGAGGGCGTCCGCGCCGTGGTGATCGACAAGGACCAGGCGCCGTCCTGGCGGCCGCAGACGCTGGAAGAGCTCGATCCGGCTGATGTGGCGGCTTATTTCGCCCCGCTCGGAGCGACCGAGCTGGTCGTGAGCGGCTGA
- a CDS encoding DUF6163 family protein — MAVLRDGEVLRGPRPAGEARRGMRWRLLLVWLLRLLSVVWIGKGLFHWAIILGLGLDSGPAFETRPLTFQAITVYFAVFDLVAGVGLWLTATWGGVLWLLAAVSQLLLGFFFPRWLTLSPALIGTYVGLMLAYFLATWAAENQET, encoded by the coding sequence ATGGCGGTCCTGCGTGACGGCGAGGTTCTGCGTGGCCCGCGCCCGGCCGGCGAGGCCAGGCGCGGTATGCGCTGGCGGCTCCTCCTGGTCTGGCTGCTGCGCCTGCTCTCGGTGGTGTGGATCGGCAAGGGCTTGTTCCACTGGGCGATCATCCTGGGTCTCGGACTGGACAGTGGCCCGGCCTTCGAGACGCGACCTCTGACCTTCCAGGCGATCACCGTCTATTTCGCGGTCTTCGATCTCGTCGCCGGCGTCGGCCTCTGGCTGACAGCGACCTGGGGCGGCGTGCTCTGGCTGCTCGCCGCCGTCAGCCAGCTTCTGCTCGGCTTCTTCTTCCCGCGCTGGCTGACGCTTTCGCCCGCTTTGATCGGCACCTATGTCGGGCTGATGCTGGCCTATTTCCTGGCGACCTGGGCGGCTGAGAACCAGGAAACCTGA
- the ldtR gene encoding transcriptional regulator LdtR has product MKSNVKTVEPAAAEEVQLKVKPLYLESLTLVERLHRRLLDVIKDEFERRNRDDVNSVQALLLYNIGDAELSASELRTRGYYLGSNVSYNVKKLVELGFLHHARSRIDRRSVRISLTEKGGEVHNIVKGVYDKHVRTVEQIGGIAADDFERMNNALLRLERFWTDQIRYKL; this is encoded by the coding sequence ATGAAGAGCAATGTAAAGACTGTGGAGCCGGCCGCGGCTGAAGAGGTTCAGCTCAAGGTGAAGCCGCTTTACCTTGAGTCCCTCACCTTGGTCGAGCGGCTGCATCGCCGGCTGCTGGACGTGATCAAGGACGAGTTCGAGCGCCGCAATCGCGATGACGTCAACAGCGTGCAGGCGCTGCTCCTCTACAATATCGGCGACGCCGAGCTCTCCGCCAGCGAGCTGCGCACCCGCGGCTACTATCTCGGCTCGAACGTCTCCTACAACGTCAAGAAGCTGGTCGAGCTCGGCTTCCTGCACCATGCCCGCTCGCGGATCGACCGTCGCTCGGTGCGCATCAGCCTGACCGAAAAGGGCGGCGAGGTGCACAACATCGTCAAGGGCGTCTACGACAAGCATGTTCGCACGGTCGAGCAGATCGGCGGCATCGCGGCCGACGACTTCGAGCGCATGAACAACGCCCTGCTGCGCCTCGAGCGCTTCTGGACCGACCAGATCCGCTACAAGCTCTGA
- a CDS encoding helix-turn-helix domain-containing protein, translating into MRVLDIGEVAERSGIVPSTLRYYEEIGLIASLGRHGLRRQFDGDVLLKLSLIAMGKAAGFSLEEIAGMFGQDGRPDIPRDQLRARANELQRQMVELRTLRDVLHHVADCPAPSHLECPTFRKLMQAASRERLVYRPSRKSPRTR; encoded by the coding sequence ATGCGCGTTCTGGATATCGGAGAGGTCGCCGAGCGCTCCGGCATCGTGCCATCGACCTTGCGCTATTACGAGGAGATCGGCCTGATCGCCTCGCTCGGGCGGCATGGCCTGCGGCGGCAGTTCGATGGCGACGTCCTGCTGAAATTGTCGCTGATCGCCATGGGCAAGGCGGCCGGCTTTTCGCTGGAGGAGATCGCCGGCATGTTCGGGCAGGACGGCCGGCCCGATATCCCGCGCGACCAGCTGCGCGCGAGAGCGAACGAACTGCAACGGCAGATGGTCGAGTTGCGCACGCTGCGGGATGTCCTGCACCACGTCGCCGACTGCCCGGCGCCGAGCCATCTGGAATGCCCGACCTTCCGCAAGCTGATGCAGGCGGCATCGCGCGAGAGGCTGGTTTATCGCCCGTCCCGCAAGTCGCCACGGACACGGTGA
- a CDS encoding threonine ammonia-lyase: MGSGFAISFADIEAAAQTIEGHVLKTPLMSAPRLSALTGADIFVKHENMQATASFKERGAVNKLRSLTDDEKRRGVIAMSAGNHAQAVAYHAKRFGIPATIVMPETTPLVKIENTRAYGAQIVLFGETLYESAQKAREIAAEKSLVFVHPYDDAAVMAGQGTVALEMLREAPDLDMLLIPLGGGGLMAGNAIAAKALKPSIELIGIEAALFPSFHNAVHGTQMPIGGATLAEGIAVKTVGTQTLPVIKELVSDIVLVGEDLIERAVNAYATLQHTLAEGAGAAGLAAMLKEPERYRGRKVGLVLCGGNIDPRLLAAIMVRELEREQRIAAFRLTASDRPGLLGKVASLFGTLGANILEVSHGRLFLDVPAKGVTLDVTVETRDEAHTAAIEEALRKEGFAPRRIYPRGLAEPGG; encoded by the coding sequence ATGGGCAGCGGCTTCGCGATCAGTTTCGCCGATATCGAGGCGGCTGCGCAGACCATCGAAGGTCATGTGCTGAAGACGCCGCTGATGTCGGCGCCGCGCCTCTCGGCCCTGACCGGCGCCGATATCTTCGTCAAGCACGAGAACATGCAGGCGACGGCCTCCTTCAAGGAGCGCGGCGCGGTCAATAAGCTGCGCAGCCTGACCGATGACGAGAAGCGCCGCGGCGTCATCGCCATGTCGGCCGGCAACCATGCCCAGGCGGTCGCCTACCACGCCAAGCGCTTCGGCATCCCGGCGACGATCGTGATGCCCGAGACGACGCCGCTGGTGAAGATCGAGAACACCCGCGCCTATGGCGCGCAGATCGTTCTCTTCGGCGAGACGCTCTACGAATCGGCGCAGAAGGCGCGCGAGATCGCAGCCGAGAAGAGCCTGGTCTTCGTTCACCCCTACGACGACGCGGCGGTGATGGCCGGCCAGGGCACGGTCGCGCTGGAGATGCTGCGCGAGGCGCCTGATCTCGACATGCTGCTGATCCCGCTCGGCGGCGGCGGGCTGATGGCCGGCAACGCCATTGCCGCCAAGGCGTTGAAGCCGTCGATCGAGCTGATCGGCATCGAGGCGGCGCTCTTCCCATCCTTCCACAATGCCGTGCATGGCACGCAGATGCCGATTGGCGGCGCGACGCTGGCGGAGGGCATTGCGGTCAAGACCGTCGGCACGCAAACCCTGCCGGTGATCAAGGAGCTGGTCTCCGACATCGTGCTCGTCGGCGAGGACCTGATCGAGCGCGCCGTCAACGCCTACGCGACCTTGCAGCACACATTGGCGGAGGGCGCCGGCGCCGCCGGCCTCGCCGCGATGCTGAAGGAACCTGAACGTTATCGCGGACGCAAGGTCGGGCTCGTGCTCTGCGGCGGCAATATCGACCCGCGCCTGCTCGCCGCGATCATGGTGCGTGAGCTCGAGCGCGAGCAGCGCATCGCCGCCTTCCGCCTCACCGCCAGCGACCGGCCCGGCCTGCTCGGCAAGGTCGCCAGCCTGTTCGGCACGCTCGGCGCCAACATCCTCGAGGTCAGCCATGGCCGGCTCTTCCTCGACGTGCCGGCCAAGGGCGTGACGCTCGACGTCACCGTCGAGACCCGCGACGAGGCGCACACCGCCGCGATCGAAGAGGCGCTGCGCAAGGAAGGCTTCGCCCCGCGCCGAATCTACCCGCGCGGTCTTGCGGAACCGGGTGGCTGA
- the hemB gene encoding porphobilinogen synthase — protein MASRVVRPFPAPQARQAEAAAAMTDALGLTRRMRRNRKADWSRRLVRENRLTTDDLIWPIFLIDSAEPISPVAWMPGVDRLNIDEAVRQAEAAARLGIPAIAPFPYVDPALRDETGSEALNGRNLMCRAVRAIKAAVPELGIICDAALDPYTSHGHDGVMDGEKILNDPSVGILVRQALALADAGADVIAPSDMMDGRVGAIRAALDANGHEDVQIMAYSAKYASAYYGPFRDAIGTNATLIGDKRTYQMDPANTDEAIAEVALDLEEGADMVMIKPGLPYLDVIARVKDTFAVPTFAYQVSGEYAMIMAAANNGWLDGDKAMLESLLAFKRAGADGVLTYFAPRVAKMLKAVA, from the coding sequence ATGGCATCTCGGGTTGTGCGGCCCTTCCCCGCGCCGCAGGCGCGGCAGGCCGAGGCTGCGGCCGCCATGACGGACGCGCTCGGACTCACCCGCCGCATGCGCCGCAACCGCAAGGCGGACTGGTCGCGCCGGCTGGTGCGCGAGAATCGCCTCACCACCGACGATTTGATCTGGCCGATCTTCCTGATCGATTCGGCCGAGCCGATTTCGCCGGTCGCCTGGATGCCGGGCGTCGACCGCCTCAACATCGACGAGGCCGTGCGCCAGGCCGAGGCCGCGGCCAGGCTCGGCATCCCCGCGATCGCGCCCTTCCCTTATGTCGACCCGGCCTTGCGCGACGAGACCGGCTCGGAGGCACTCAATGGCCGCAACCTGATGTGCCGCGCGGTCAGGGCGATCAAGGCGGCGGTGCCGGAACTCGGCATCATCTGCGACGCGGCGCTCGACCCTTACACCTCGCATGGTCATGACGGCGTGATGGATGGCGAGAAGATCCTGAACGACCCCAGCGTCGGCATCCTCGTCCGCCAGGCGCTGGCGCTGGCCGATGCCGGCGCCGACGTGATCGCGCCCTCCGACATGATGGACGGGCGCGTCGGCGCGATCCGGGCCGCGCTCGACGCCAACGGCCATGAGGACGTGCAGATCATGGCCTATTCGGCCAAGTACGCCTCGGCCTATTACGGCCCGTTCCGCGACGCGATCGGCACCAACGCCACGCTCATCGGCGACAAGCGCACTTACCAGATGGACCCGGCCAACACCGACGAGGCGATCGCCGAGGTCGCGCTCGACCTCGAGGAAGGCGCCGACATGGTAATGATCAAGCCCGGCCTGCCCTATCTCGACGTGATTGCCCGGGTGAAGGACACCTTCGCGGTGCCGACCTTCGCCTACCAGGTCTCGGGTGAGTACGCGATGATCATGGCGGCGGCCAACAACGGCTGGCTCGACGGCGACAAGGCGATGCTGGAGAGCCTGCTCGCCTTCAAGCGCGCTGGCGCCGACGGCGTGCTGACCTATTTCGCGCCGCGGGTGGCAAAGATGCTGAAGGCTGTCGCCTGA
- a CDS encoding ABC transporter permease subunit, with translation MNRYCWRGPSSSSSPRRPSRSPWRGLGFSAATCLILYLARSSYGRAWRAVADDARTASLFGIDPRAVHDRALIIACAICGAAGVIVTVIYGGMGFSGGFTLGLKALVAAVLGGIGSVPGACLGAS, from the coding sequence ATGAACCGCTACTGCTGGCGCGGGCCGAGCAGTTCATCGTCACCGCGACGCCCGTCTCGCTCGCCATGGCGGGGGCTCGGTTTCAGCGCCGCGACCTGCCTCATCCTCTATCTCGCCCGCTCGTCTTACGGCCGAGCCTGGCGCGCGGTCGCCGACGACGCCCGCACCGCCTCCCTCTTCGGCATCGACCCTCGCGCGGTGCACGACCGAGCTCTGATCATCGCCTGCGCGATCTGCGGCGCGGCCGGCGTTATCGTCACCGTGATCTATGGTGGCATGGGCTTTTCAGGCGGGTTCACGCTCGGCCTCAAGGCGCTGGTCGCCGCCGTGCTCGGCGGCATCGGCTCGGTCCCCGGCGCCTGCCTGGGGGCCTCGTGA
- a CDS encoding MFS transporter, protein MEAILATKQIPIWQDRRAIALLMAASLTTMANATIAPALPGLERVFADDPNAALLTRLLVPAPSLAVAICAPLAGLAADRIGRRKLLLVGVVLFVISGCAGLLLPNLPAIFLSRLVLGVAVALIMTAQTALIGDYFSGDDRNALTGLQISARNLGGLVFILTAGWAAAISPRLPFAIYGLAAAFLPLMWLVIVDPPRLSRAAGAALADAGGDRSPWRLLFASLVLLQAVTNMIFFIMPTQLSFFLDAQGYDSAIMTGTALGVLMLSGGGFALLYPRIQRAVGYAGIFALGYGAMAVGFLLLVTAAATPAIFAAVAAIGAGYALVSPSFIALALNLAPMQKRGLAGGILTASIFIGQFCSPLLSTPLIAGYGYPALFGGTAVLLAAMTATAVLAGGAGRLRRQ, encoded by the coding sequence ATGGAAGCCATTCTCGCTACAAAGCAAATTCCGATCTGGCAGGACCGGCGCGCAATCGCCCTTTTGATGGCGGCATCGCTCACGACGATGGCGAACGCGACGATCGCCCCGGCGCTGCCGGGGCTCGAACGCGTGTTCGCGGACGATCCCAACGCCGCGCTGCTGACGCGGCTCTTGGTGCCTGCACCCTCGCTCGCGGTTGCGATCTGCGCCCCGCTCGCGGGACTCGCGGCCGACCGGATCGGACGCCGCAAGCTGCTGCTCGTCGGCGTGGTCCTCTTCGTGATTTCGGGCTGTGCCGGGCTACTCCTGCCGAATCTACCGGCGATCTTCTTGAGCCGCCTCGTGCTCGGCGTCGCCGTCGCTCTGATCATGACGGCGCAGACGGCGCTGATCGGCGACTACTTCAGCGGCGATGACCGCAACGCCCTGACCGGCCTGCAGATCTCAGCCCGCAATCTCGGCGGCCTCGTCTTCATCCTCACCGCCGGCTGGGCCGCGGCGATCTCGCCGCGCCTGCCCTTCGCCATCTACGGCCTTGCGGCGGCCTTCCTGCCGCTGATGTGGCTGGTGATCGTCGATCCGCCGCGCCTGTCGCGCGCCGCTGGTGCCGCCTTGGCAGACGCCGGCGGCGATCGCTCCCCCTGGCGGCTCCTCTTCGCCTCGCTGGTGCTGCTGCAGGCCGTCACCAACATGATCTTCTTCATCATGCCGACGCAGCTGTCCTTCTTCCTGGATGCGCAGGGCTATGACAGCGCGATCATGACCGGCACGGCGCTCGGCGTGCTGATGCTGTCGGGTGGCGGCTTCGCGCTGCTCTATCCGCGCATCCAGCGCGCCGTCGGCTATGCCGGCATCTTCGCGCTGGGCTATGGCGCCATGGCCGTGGGTTTCCTGCTGCTGGTCACCGCCGCGGCGACCCCGGCGATCTTCGCCGCCGTCGCGGCCATCGGCGCAGGCTACGCCCTGGTCTCGCCGAGCTTCATCGCCCTCGCCCTGAACCTTGCACCAATGCAGAAGCGCGGGCTTGCCGGCGGCATCCTCACCGCTTCGATCTTCATCGGCCAGTTCTGCTCGCCGCTGCTCAGCACGCCTCTGATCGCAGGCTATGGATATCCTGCCCTCTTCGGCGGCACGGCCGTGCTGCTCGCCGCGATGACTGCAACAGCAGTGCTGGCGGGTGGCGCCGGCCGGCTGCGCAGGCAATAG